The Sinomonas sp. P10A9 genome includes a window with the following:
- a CDS encoding SDR family NAD(P)-dependent oxidoreductase encodes MTKRVEGKIAVVTGGAAGMGRAHARLLASEGARVVVTDVDAAGGRETVDLIEGEGGTATFVEHDVSKAKDWESVVGHATEEYGRIDVLVNNAGILAFTSLQDTEEEVWDRIFAVNAKGTYLGCKAVLPAMERSTAPSIINISSMYGIIGAPNAAAYEASKGAVRTLTKAAAVDFKEFGIRVNSVHPGVIATAMTNDILADAEGTKALLGTTILDRAGQPEEVSAVVLFLASDESSFMNGSEVVVDGGYIAQ; translated from the coding sequence ATGACCAAGCGTGTTGAAGGCAAGATTGCGGTGGTAACCGGCGGGGCGGCAGGCATGGGCCGCGCCCACGCGCGCCTCCTGGCCAGCGAGGGGGCCCGCGTCGTCGTCACAGATGTCGACGCCGCGGGAGGCCGCGAGACGGTGGACCTCATCGAGGGCGAAGGCGGGACAGCGACTTTCGTGGAGCACGACGTCTCGAAAGCGAAGGACTGGGAGTCGGTGGTCGGCCACGCCACGGAGGAGTACGGCCGCATTGACGTGCTGGTGAACAACGCCGGCATCCTCGCCTTCACTTCTCTCCAGGACACTGAGGAGGAGGTGTGGGATCGGATCTTCGCTGTCAACGCCAAGGGCACCTATCTGGGGTGCAAGGCTGTGCTTCCGGCGATGGAGCGGTCGACGGCGCCGTCGATCATCAACATCTCATCGATGTACGGGATCATTGGTGCCCCGAACGCTGCCGCATACGAGGCGTCGAAGGGCGCGGTACGCACCCTGACGAAGGCGGCTGCCGTGGATTTCAAGGAGTTCGGGATCCGTGTGAACTCCGTCCACCCGGGCGTGATTGCGACCGCGATGACCAACGACATCCTTGCCGACGCCGAGGGCACGAAGGCGCTCCTCGGCACGACCATCCTCGACCGGGCGGGCCAGCCCGAGGAGGTATCCGCGGTGGTGCTCTTCCTGGCCTCCGATGAGTCCTCGTTCATGAACGGTTCCGAGGTAGTCGTCGACGGCGGGTATATCGCCCAGTAG
- a CDS encoding zinc-binding dehydrogenase, giving the protein MKAWQFNGTNKPLELNEVPEPHAGPGQVVVEVKAAGVCHSDVTALDDAGWMPLFHELPRTMGHENAGVIAEVGDGMDEWHVGDRVGLAPVMSDGDALGYGKWDGGFAPKLVATADNLVRLPDEVAFDLGAMATDAGLTAYHAIMAVGGAKAGMKVGVIGLGGLGYIGARCAALAGAEVYGAEINPETRKLADEIGLAGVADSIDAFKDKGLQLIVDYAGFGTTTSAAIETLAEFGTFVQVGMGRLEATINTYPLIINQLTLKGSKSGTREDLAGIYELMKTGKLNPPMNLITHADIPGAIDKLRAGGVIGRFIAMYE; this is encoded by the coding sequence ATGAAGGCATGGCAGTTCAACGGTACAAACAAGCCACTGGAACTCAACGAGGTCCCCGAGCCGCACGCTGGCCCGGGGCAGGTCGTTGTCGAGGTCAAGGCCGCAGGGGTGTGCCATTCGGATGTGACCGCGCTTGACGATGCGGGCTGGATGCCGCTCTTCCACGAGCTCCCGCGGACAATGGGCCACGAAAATGCCGGCGTGATCGCCGAGGTCGGCGACGGCATGGACGAGTGGCATGTAGGCGACCGCGTCGGGCTCGCACCCGTGATGAGCGACGGCGACGCCCTCGGCTACGGCAAGTGGGACGGTGGGTTCGCGCCGAAACTCGTGGCGACCGCCGACAATCTGGTCAGGCTTCCCGATGAGGTGGCCTTCGACTTGGGCGCGATGGCGACCGACGCCGGTCTCACGGCGTACCACGCCATCATGGCCGTCGGCGGCGCCAAGGCGGGCATGAAGGTCGGCGTGATCGGGCTTGGCGGTCTCGGCTACATTGGTGCACGCTGTGCCGCACTGGCCGGCGCTGAAGTGTACGGCGCCGAGATCAACCCCGAGACGCGCAAGCTCGCCGACGAGATCGGCCTCGCCGGGGTCGCCGACTCCATCGACGCGTTCAAGGACAAGGGCCTCCAGCTCATCGTCGACTACGCGGGCTTCGGAACGACTACGAGCGCGGCCATCGAGACGCTCGCCGAGTTCGGCACCTTCGTGCAGGTCGGCATGGGTCGGCTCGAGGCCACCATCAACACCTACCCCCTCATCATCAACCAGCTCACGCTCAAGGGCTCCAAGTCCGGCACGCGCGAGGACCTCGCGGGCATCTACGAGCTCATGAAGACCGGCAAGCTGAACCCGCCGATGAACCTCATCACTCACGCGGACATTCCGGGCGCCATTGACAAGCTGCGCGCCGGTGGAGTGATCGGTCGATTCATCGCGATGTACGAGTAG